Within the Medicago truncatula cultivar Jemalong A17 chromosome 4, MtrunA17r5.0-ANR, whole genome shotgun sequence genome, the region GAAATCTTATGTTTATATAGTATCCGACAATATTTGTTgtcaatatattttctattgtttaatttgtcatCACTCAAACTGTAACCTTCTTTTCACTATCCTGTAGCTAGTCTGGAGGCCTCAATTGTAATCAATTCAAAAACATTTATCGAAATTATTTGTGGTGTCCTGTTAACTTGTTGTGTATGCCAGGATCTACGGCCACTTATATGAGGTTCATTCCTTATATAAAGAAGAATTATGATTATGGTGTGGTTATATTCCTCTTAACCTTCAACTTGTTAACTGTTTCGAGTTACCGGGTTGATCATGTCTTGAAGATGGCACATGACCGCTTCTTCACCATAGCCATTGGCTGCGCCATTTGTCTTTTCATGAGTCTTTTAGTATTTCCAAATTGGTCAGGGGAAGACCTTCATCATTCCACAGCTTTCAAACTTGAAGGCCTTGCCAAATCTATAGAAGGTATGCCAAATTCATAACACATGCATAGTATCAAAGGTTTTATTACTTTGCATATTAACAATTTATTGTATGGTGTGAAATATTGCAGCTTGtgtcaatgaatatttttatggaGAAATTGAAGTTTCTGGTGATATAAAATCATCTGAAGGTCCAATATACAAAGGTTATAAGGCTGTTTTGGATTCAAAATCCACAGATGAAACATTGGTAAGCTACCAATCTTGTTTtgattcattcaaaatcatgcTAAGTATAATATAGCTCACACTAAGAGCTGGCCTTCATGAGAAATTCTTGTATAAATGTCGGATACCACAAATTATGCGTACTAAGTCAAACAAAGCTAAATGATTCATAAGTCTTTTGTgcctaaatatttatttattcaaaatgaTCATATATCAATTGTTAATTCGCTTAGAAGAATATCTTGATCTTCAAATGGCTGTGTTTTGAATTGTGTAGGCATTACATGCAAGTTGGGAGCCAAGGCATTCTAGGTACTGTCACAAATTTCCATCGCAACAGTATGTAAAAGTTGGAACTGTTCTTCGCCAATTCGGGTATACAGTGGTAGCTCTACATGGCTGTTTGAGAACAGAAATTCAGGTAGGGTAACATCTGAGTTCTTAACATAATTTTGACCATTTTGTGAATCTGTACCTGATCACAGTTTAGCATTTCATTTGATAAATGACAGTGATACCTTTATATTCTTTGATGGAATTACCACTTTGACTAGTCCAAATAGTAGTTATATTTATAAGTGGGACAATCACCACCCCATGAATTAGCTTTTGGAATCGAATGTTACCAGAATCCAAATTTAAAGGCGGTATCAAATTATGTTGTTATTGAGCCACTCAGAGATAAGTCTAAACTTCACCCTCCAAATGTCTCCCGCGTAAAGTGGGGGCAACCTTCACCCTACGATTTAGCAAATTCTAAGATACTTTTAACTGTAGAACAATTTGCAAGAAAAGAGAATTCTTCTCTAAAGAAAACAGATAAATAAACGCTTATAAGAACACAAAACGATTGATCACAGAAATCATTTAACTGTACCCACGTCTAGTAGAATTGCTACTGTAGCTTTTCTAGTATTTTTCTCTTAATTcgatttattatctttttcagACTCCACAATCTGTTCGAGTCCTATTCAAGGACCCTTGCATAAGGCTAGCAGCAGAGGTATCAAAAGCACTAATAGAACTAGCCAACAGCATAAGAAGTCGGCGTCATTGCTCACCAGAAATACTCTCTGATCATCTACATGAAGCATTGAAAGACCTCAACGCAGCAATAAAATCTCAACCACGACTCTTCTTAGGCTCCAATGACATCCAAGCAAACAACATGCTCGCTACCATAGCCGCCTCTCATGGAAAGAGCTCACTCTCAAGTGTTAAAACCGATTCTTCAGCTTTGTTAGATTGGAAAACCAAAAGTGTATCAGCTGAACAGACAAAGGAAGAAGGACAATTACCTGTACGTAAGGTGTTGAGAAGCCAGATGAGTAAAATTGCTATCACTAGTCTTGAGTTTTCTGAAGCattgccttttgctgcttttgcttcttTGCTCGTGGAAACGGTGGCAAAACTGGATTTGAtaattgatgaagttgaagAACTTGGGAGATTGGCGTGTTTCAAAGAGTATACACCTGGCGATGAGTTTTCTATTAGTTGTGAGAAACCAAGAGTTGATGTTTTGGAGAACCATTTACCTTCTCATGGAGGAGAGTGATTCTGAATGGGAGTAAGGAAATAcattaatttcataatatataataCTGATTATTCactaatatataaatgattgtgatgatgtatatgtttcattattttttatcatcagACTATGTACTCTGGTAATTTTAGATgagatttgatatttttatacttCAAAtctattcctttttattttttctattttagaaTAAGTCCAACATTGTTTGGTACAAATTAAGAACCAAGTTCTACGAAAGTTCACAGGATCCCTCGTAAAGTTTAGCGCAATCCAAGTGGTAGATAAGGTAATTACTCACAATCACACACACAACAATCATCATATCCACGGCTACTCGCAATCTCAAGCTGTGTTGGAAGAAAACCTTCAACTGTAtgcttatttattattaattgaaaaaaatattaaatatcacGATTTTGTAGGGTAGAAACTAGAAAGGCAGAGTTGCGGAAGATTAACTAGTTTAGTTAGAAATTAGAATAATGTGTAGGTCAAAGGAAAACGGAGGCCttggaataaaaaatttagaaagttttaaaatttgtcTTCTTGGAAAGTGAATGTGGAGATGTCTCGTCTCCTTGAGACACAAACAATTTGTTATGAATTATTACTTTTAGATATGGGCCATTAGCCTCAAATATCTGTCAGAGCGATGTCCTAGAACCAGAAAATTTTGGTGAGTAATGGGactgtgagagttaacttaaaatcagaattttggagaatcgtgccacgatggagaagcatcgcgccacgattgttgaagcaaGATTCTGAGGAAGCTACTGGAAATTTCGTGCCACGATGAAGCcgcatcgtgccacgatggacgCGCTGAAGATATTTTTAAAACGTATTTTTCAGTcagatttgtttcagttttttaagggattactttcactataaatatagaccttgtatcagagcaaacttggagatagagggggctgaaacaagggtttagaaaggcaacaacaaaactagggtttgtatagagtttgtctctttggaacaaacactagggtttgagggttgattcaccttgggaaacactattaggatcgagtctcttggttacgggaagagattgagactttgggtagaattaggcgggagacttattcttgtaacccattgatttctcttttgtaacgttactcatcatatagtggaacggatggctgctctctcccccagactaggtcaatttggaccgaactgggtcaacaaattcttttgtgttctctcttctttttctctcgctgttgttttctacttttggcttgtgattataattgttccatacactttgttttttggttgcttgattattccttgctccacacatcaagttgttattggtgtgatatTCTCAACGAATTCGCAACAGGGACACATTGGTTCTCTGCCAAATGTTAACAATGAGTTGAGATAAtcaacaaatatcatttttgaaagagaaatgtCTAGGTAGTAACACTCTGAACTCTGAAGTAATCATTCCTAGTCCTATTCTCTCTACAGGCAGAAGAATTATACAGTTGCAGAACATGGATTCTTTGTAAATGGGATCTGGAGGTGGCAATGGCAGTGGGCCAACAAATTTTCTCCACAGAAAACTGAACAAGTACATGAGTTGGAAGTAATTATGGAAATGGTTAATCTGGTCTACACAAAAAGGACTTTAGACTAGGACATTGGACATATGGAATGGCTTTGGTGTGAAATCCTACTATAAACTGTATCAGTTAGGAAAACTTGGTCTAAAATCTTTGACTTGCTTTAAATCTTATTCGAAAAAGTGAAGCTCCCTCAGAAATGTGTTTGGTTGGACACTATTGCAGGATAGACCACCCACAAGAGAAGCTTTGAACAAAAGAGGTGTCTTCAACGATCTCCACGGTCTCTCATGTGccttttgttttgaaattttagaaTACGCGAACTGcctattgttttcttttttgaagagcCAAAAATATGAGAGAATTATTAGGTGGGAAAATGATGTGGGAGTTCAacactttattatttttggagGGTAAATTTTATGGTGCACAAGTGAGGTAAGTTCGGCATTATTGCTCAACTTATTTCTGAAGAATACGGGAATTTTACAAACCATGAAAGTATGGAGCCGAAGACGATGGAAAGGAGAAATAGAAGAAAACTGTGCTCGAGCATGAAGGCCTCTGCAACATGTCAACCTTTAGTGTATTGATAGCATATAGACCATGTAAGTACTAGTTTCTCTATTCTGCTTGTCGTTTAATTAGCTTCAACCATGCAACTTGCTGGTTTGAACTATCTTTGTCTTGTTGCACAAGTTCATGAAAAATGATCTTTAAATGGTTTAGTTAATACTTGTATGCTAAATTCATATCTGATGCATAACCACAATGTAGGAGGCGTGTTCATAGATTAACTAAGTAGTTGTTTTCTTAAAAGGGTTTTGTGTATGTCTTTTGATAGCATAGAATGTGTTGATTGTCTCACTAAAAACGAGTTGGATCTAAATGATCTGTTTGGAGATTTGGTTTTGTTGTCATAGGTTACTAGGCGGTTAAGCTGGACATTGAATAATAAGTTATTATAAAGGGTGATTTAGTAGTAGGTAGGAAAAGGTGTGTAAATCTACTGCTCCATAAATTGTGGCACTCTCATGATTTGTGATTAGAGAGAAGCTTGCAGAACTGGATTTTAAAGGTCTGTGACCACGAACATTGCAACAACATCAAGGTTTGTTATGTCTCCGTTACTGCAACATGCCCGTTATTGAGGCCATACCATTTGCATTAGATCGCGATTCTCTGCAATATCAAGGATTGTGACAAAATCGCGACGGTTATCACGGTGACAATTTAAAACCTTGTTAAGAACTAATGACTAGGGTCTTTCAACTTTTAAGCACTTTCAAATTAGataaaaaaggaaagagaaCGATTAAGGTTAATAGAAGGTTCTTCAAGAGGAGAAGTGCTATTTTTAAAGCGCCTTCATTTTTATGTCGATTCTGGTACATATTTGGCTCTAATATTTTTTCGATTGTATTAAAATTGTGACTGCATGTTAATTTTTATACCAAGTCTGGTACATATTTGGCTCTAATATTTGCTTCCGAAGTTTTGATTGAAGACAGAATTGGAAAACGTGACAAATATGGCAATGTTAACTTACTTACTTGTCCCTTGTTATCAATGGCAATGGATGCTCTCTATGTGTGGTAAATGTAATGTTTAGTTTCTACTTTCTACCTAATTTTGTAGGTAAAGATTTGAAATATAACTTCatatattgtttatttgttaGAAGCAAAAACTGCATGCATTAGCTTGCCAAGTGGTCTATCTCCTGTCCTATGTGTGCCATAAACTCCTCTAACCCAGAGTACCTAGCATCTTTCAATCCGTAACAATGAAACCTGATTccatcacttatatatttacttCCCATAATACTCCTCCCTAATGTCTCATTTCCCAAGCAAATCAATCACCTTCCTTGTCCCTCATAATTACTTCCCCTACCTTCTTCTCTTTCCGCCACGCCAGCATTACGCTTCAGTCTTCACCCTCCTCAAGAAAAGAACTGTTCTTGCAAAttatttgaagaagaaatggcGCGACAGAGAATTTCAAGATCAGTATCGGTGTGAACGAGAATCAGTAATTTGCCTGACGAGATTCTGATTCACATTCTCTCATTTCTCACAACCAAAGAATCAGTTGCAACAAGCATTCTTTCAAAGAGATGGATTCATCTATGGCACCATGTTCCTAATCTCATTTTCCCCAACATTACAGTAAACGGCATTCAATCCAATTACACTTTCAACGAGTTTCTCTTTTCTGTTTTAATCGCTCTTGACACCAATTTCATCAACACTTTCCACCTACACATTCATTACAGTAACCCTAATCTTGCTTATCATCTCAGCTTTCCCAATGTCACTAAATGGATCAACCTCGTTGTTCAACGCAAACTCAACCATCTTCATCTCCATCTCGATAATGGTAACTTTTATAAGTTTCTTCCTAAATTGCCCACTAGCATCTTCACCTGCAGAACCCTTGTTAGTCTCAATCTCTGTTGGTTCCGTGTGAAGgggttttctttttctgtaaATGGAATTCAACTTCCCTCGCTCACATTCCTTCGTTTGGTATCCATTAAGTTCTTACAAGTTAATGATTTTGTGTTGCTTCTAGCTGGATCACCAATTCTTGAGGATCTTGAAGCGTCTGATATACAGTTCTATGATGCGAAAGATTATCTTACCATTCAAGAGTATAAAAACTTAAGCTTTCCCAAATTGACTAGAGCACATACTAGTGTATTTTGGTGTGATTTTCCGGCAAGAGCATTTTCTAATTCAGAGTCTCTGAGCATCGATACAACATTGTACACAAATGAAGAGGTCCGTTTTAATGtgaatatgatgcatgatactcaatatttttcattgtttccgtttttcaaataatttacgCACATATAAGTGTTGTGTCCGGTGTTGGTGTCTAATTTACACACAAATAATTGAACACAATCTATTGATGGAGTGGGATGGAAAACACAGTAGAAATGTTATTCATATGCATTTTCTTTTGAGAACTTTTCCCTGATTTGATGGTGTGCCATTCTAAATAATTTAAGTGAATCGGCTGCAGCTTGATGACATTTATATCTTTCATAATTTGACCCACTTAGAGATTCACGATTGTTGGTATACGGTGTTACATGTGCTGCACGTATGCCCTAAGCTTCAAATTCTCAAACTTTGTCAGGTTTGTGAAGTTTTAAGAATCATATTTAGTTTATCTTTTCTTAACAcatctttatgttttgttttaatgaACGTCTAATATTAATAGGCATTTAACGTGGCAATGTCGGATGGAGAAGATGATCAAGAATGTTGGGAGGAACCGGAATTTGTTCCTCAATGCCTTTTTTCATGCCTTACAACTTGCATTATTCAGGACTTCTTAGGCTGGAAAAATGAGCTTCGGTTGGtagaatatattttgagaaatgcACAAAATTTACAAACTATGACAATCAAGTGCGAAAGTGAGCCGctgaaaatagaaagaaagcTATCCT harbors:
- the LOC11407297 gene encoding aluminum-activated malate transporter 12, translated to MIPKVHDGLEMAMARNESGENLEKWKKRMHVFGERLKRFPCLVWKTTWKVGCDDPRRVIHAFKVGLSLTLVSLLYILEPLFKGIGQNAIWAVMTVVVVFEFTAGATLCKGLNRGLGTLLAGLLAFLLDYVADASGQILQAVFIAVAVFIIGSTATYMRFIPYIKKNYDYGVVIFLLTFNLLTVSSYRVDHVLKMAHDRFFTIAIGCAICLFMSLLVFPNWSGEDLHHSTAFKLEGLAKSIEACVNEYFYGEIEVSGDIKSSEGPIYKGYKAVLDSKSTDETLALHASWEPRHSRYCHKFPSQQYVKVGTVLRQFGYTVVALHGCLRTEIQTPQSVRVLFKDPCIRLAAEVSKALIELANSIRSRRHCSPEILSDHLHEALKDLNAAIKSQPRLFLGSNDIQANNMLATIAASHGKSSLSSVKTDSSALLDWKTKSVSAEQTKEEGQLPVRKVLRSQMSKIAITSLEFSEALPFAAFASLLVETVAKLDLIIDEVEELGRLACFKEYTPGDEFSISCEKPRVDVLENHLPSHGGE
- the LOC120580157 gene encoding F-box/LRR-repeat protein 13-like codes for the protein MPVIEAIPFALDRDSLQYQGLISNLPDEILIHILSFLTTKESVATSILSKRWIHLWHHVPNLIFPNITVNGIQSNYTFNEFLFSVLIALDTNFINTFHLHIHYSNPNLAYHLSFPNVTKWINLVVQRKLNHLHLHLDNGNFYKFLPKLPTSIFTCRTLVSLNLCWFRVKGFSFSVNGIQLPSLTFLRLVSIKFLQVNDFVLLLAGSPILEDLEASDIQFYDAKDYLTIQEYKNLSFPKLTRAHTSVFWCDFPARAFSNSESLSIDTTLYTNEEVRFNVNMMHDTQYFSLFPFFK